A part of Bacillus rossius redtenbacheri isolate Brsri chromosome 1, Brsri_v3, whole genome shotgun sequence genomic DNA contains:
- the LOC134537058 gene encoding uncharacterized protein LOC134537058, which yields MARKKAAMSTAERLKKKKECEKRRRERLKKDPEKLKALQEKKHKIYLKAKVTGKVKLVADFNERQKRQKRKEWRQATKKYRNKKKEEEEMQAYLQENVQNVCDSERVNQEGNENIPCTSSYSERERVSTQKKKGRKQIRRNKTKSYRQIKKLEAVNSALMKKYHKYKKRYQRLLKGKEKTPTLTPNTKVKKNLRGRKVPDDVRRKLVFAEVITKELESKFDSIKKSEREKQIFTKVISGRILKKYRMLTHTKHFLPLKLHLANKRRSHELIYERQKKASIEFMKRKVSDFLEHEGNSTLCPGKKDVVSRNGKQQQKRYLNNTLKNLHAKFLQAENFRISYSSFCRYKPSWIVPRKVHERDTCLCAKHENMKLLVQKLHFLEIIKERNIDDFLKALTCEKTSEECLARRCPLCTNKHITFTEKEFDFDEQTNVKQWCHKKEKVLSNKTKQMITIQKTTKEEISCTVGELIQMLENRIVPFMEHILNIKHQLEVMRNLKTHLDDSQLVMHVDFSENYACKYASETQSVHFGASKEQITLHTGVMYTAGGIKESFCTLSKSLRHDPYAIAAHLTPILDKYLKQFPTVSRIHFLSDSPSTQYRNKTMYALISYYIPKTFLQIDSITWNYSEAGHGKGAPDGVGAVLKRTADRNVAEGIDISDIDTLVASLGEHISGVHVEVVLEESIKDVELVMEDVEIMSFPGSMKVHQLKWSRNSCKVHFRKLSCFICHTDICSHYHMGVLTTSTMTKDPVHLTDFKIGDWVLVTYDGKQYPGEIIGILQHAIEVTVMYPTIGRKYRWPVHKDQHTYGLSDIVKKIDSPTPSGSRAAFFVFKDL from the exons ATGGCTAGAAAGAAAGCTGCAATGAGTACAGCAGAaagattgaagaaaaaaaaagaatgtgaaaAAAGAAGAAGAGAGAGGCTCAAAAAAGACCCTGAAAAACTCAAAGCTCTCCAAgaaaagaaacacaaaatatacttGAAAGCAAAAGTTACCGGCAAGGTGAAACTTGTtgctgattttaatgaaagacaAAAAAGACAGAAACGAAAAGAATGGAGGCAAGCAActaaaaaatacagaaataagAAGAAAGAGGAAGAAGAAATGCAGGCGTATTTACaagaaaatgtacaaaatgtgTGTGATTCAGAAAGAGTCAATCAAGAAGGTAATGAAAACATACCATGCACATCGTCATATTCTGAAAGAGAAAGAgtcagcacacaaaaaaaaaagggaagaaaaCAAATTcgacgaaacaaaacaaaatcttaccggcaaattaaaaaattggaagCAGTAAACAGTGCCCTTATGAAAAAGTACCACAAATACAAGAAAAGGTATCAGAGATTGCTGAAAGGGAAAGAAAAGACTCCAACATTGACTCCAAATACAAAAGTGAAGAAAAATCTCCGCGGAAGAAAAGTGCCTGATGATGTTCGCCGTAAACTGGTGTTTGCAGAAGTAATTACAAAGGAACTGGAAAGCAAAtttgatagcattaaaaaaagtgaaagagagaaacaaatttttacaaaGGTGATCTctggaagaattttaaaaaagtatagaATGCTGACTCACACTAAGCATTTTCTCCCCTTAAAACTGCATCTTGCAAACAAAAGGCGTTCACatgaattaatttatgaaaggCAAAAGAAAGCAAGTATTGAATTTATGAAGAGGAAGGTAAGTGATTTTTTAGAACATGAGGGTAATTCTACTTTATGCCCAGGTAAAAAAGATGTGGTTTCAAGAAATGGGAAGCAACAGCAGAAACGCTATTTgaacaacacattaaaaaatctgCATGCAAAGTTTCTACAGGCAGAGAACTTCAGGATCAGCTATAGTTCATTCTGTAGATACAAGCCTTCTTGGATTGTTCCCAGGAAAGTACATGAAAGAGATACGTGCCTCTGTGCTAAGCACGAAAACATGAAGCTTCTTGTTCAAAAACTACATTTCTTAGAAATTATTAAGGAAAGAAATATTGATGATTTTTTAAAAGCTCTTACATGTGAGAAAACTAGTGAAGAATGTCTAGCCAGAAGGTGCCCGCTTTGTACAAACAAGCATATCACATTCACAGAGAAGGAATTTGACTTTGACGAACAAACCAATGTAAAACAATGGTGTCACAAAAAGGAAAAAGTACTaagcaacaaaacaaaacaaatgattaCCATTCAGAAAACTACTAAAGAAGAAATTTCCTGCACAGTCGGTGAATTAATTCAAATGCTAGAAAACAGAATAGTACCTTTTATGGAGCACATTTTGAATATCAAACACCAGCTCGAAGTTATGCGAAATCTAAAAACTCATTTAGATGATTCACAACTTGTAATGCACGTTGACTTCTCAGAAAACTATGCATGCAAATATGCTTCAGAAACCCAATCTGTTCACTTTGGTGCTTCGAAGGAACAAATAACATTACATACAGGTGTTATGTATACTGCTGGTGGTATCAAGGAATCATTTTGCACTCTATCCAAGTCATTGAGACACGACCCATATGCCATTGCAGCTCATCTTACACCCATTCTTGATaagtacttgaaacaatttcCAACTGTTTCCAGAATTCATTTCCTTTCAGACAGTCCAAGCACTCAATATAGAAATAAGACCATGTATGCTCTGATAAGCTACTACATCCCCAAAACATTTCTGCAAATAGACTCTATTACTTGGAACTATTCCGAGGCAGGGCATGGGAAGGGAGCACCCGATGGTGTTGGCGCTGTTTTGAAACGAACTGCTGACCGTAATGTAGCAGAAGGAATTGATATCAGTGACATTGACACCCTGGTTGCGAGTTTAGGAGAACATATTTCTGGAGTACATGTTGAGGTAGTGCTAGAAGAAAGTATCAAAGACGTTGAATTAGTAATGGAAGATGTTGAGATAATGTCCTTCCCTGGGTCCATGAAAGTTCACCAATTGAAGTGGAGCAGAAACTCTTGTAAAGTTCATTTCCGGAAACTTAGCTGTTTCATCTGTCATACTGACATTTGTTCACATTATCATATGGGAGTTCTTACTACAAGCACAATGACAAAAG ATCCTGTACACCTCACAGATTTTAAAATTGGAGATTGGGTACTGGTTACTTATGATGGAAAACAGTATCCAGGTGAAATAATCGGTATTCTTCAGCATGCAATAGAAGTGACTGTGATGTACCCAACAATTGGAAGGAAGTACAGATGGCCTGTGCATAAGGACCAGCACACATATGGACTGAGTGACATTGTGAAGAAGATAGACAGTCCAACACCATCTGGCTCAAGAGCTGCTTTCTTTGTTTTTAAAGATCTCTAG